In the Arachis stenosperma cultivar V10309 chromosome 8, arast.V10309.gnm1.PFL2, whole genome shotgun sequence genome, CTTTCAAGCATTAAAAACGTAGAGTTCCATCTAGTAGGACTATCTAAATGCATAGTGCCTTTTTTTTGTAATTCTAGCTTCCTTAATCATAGTCTTGAACCTCCTAGTACAATCTGGTAATGCACGTATATACCTAACTCCATTCTTAATCTTTAAAATTGAATCATGCAGTTCTCACAACCTATCATTCACAACAAGATTTAAAATATGAGCACAACATCTAACATACAAAAATTTTTCCTTCAATGGATGTGAGTTTCAATCATCTATTCTACTTTTCAAGTAAGAAATAGCAACATCATTTGAACTAGCATTACTAACAGTTATAGAAAAAATCTGCGATATCTCCCAGCTCAACAAAGATCTCTCAATCTTTCtaccaattattttttttcttgtgattCTTGATAGCACAAAAATTCAGGATTCTTTTTTGTAGTTTTCAATTAGCATCAATATAATGAGCAGTAAGGTAATATAGTTCAAGTTTTGCACAAATAACCAGCAATCAGTTGTCAAATAAACATtttgatttggttgattgaaaacatacttcaacttgatttttttttcattcaaataaAGCTTTCAACAATTCCTAGCAACTATGATCCTTCCAAGAATTGAAAAGTTGAGTTGCAAACGACTCATATAATAACAAAAATCCTTCCCCACAACATGCAAAAAAGGCAATCATCCACAATAATCATTCTAGCAAGGGCTTATCTACGAAGATCAATATCAAAACACACAGTAGAAAATGAACTACCTATTCCTTTCCTATCATCTTTTATTACATATTAAAACAAATAATCTTTTTAGTAAGGATCTAATGTTTCCTTAGAAAATTTTTTGCATTGTGACAACACGTGATTTTTCATGTTACTGGTGTCATTTTTATGCGTATCACAAGCACAACTATCTCCACACCAATTGCATTTAGCTCTAGGGTACTGTGGATTAATAGTTTCATCTTTAGTAAGGTGATCCATGTCCAAGATCTAGGTCTACAAGGCTTTCTCTTACCTTAGCTTCGTCGGTCTCAGTTTCAGTGGTATCATCAACAGGAGCTTTTTCAACAGTCCGTCTCTTTCCTCTACCTCTATTAGCAAGCTTACTTGTGTTTCTACGACGAGCTGGCACAACAGGCAATGCATCGGAGATCTAATACTTGCATATTCATTCGAAAGAGCAACAACAGCTCCTATTGCTCCTTCAGTGTTGTCCATATTCTCACTTGAACTGATATCAAAATGCATAAATAAATTCattaaacaacaaaacaaaattattagcaatttcaaaaaatcaataacaactacaatgaacaaatatattgaacaaataatttaaaaatcaaaaatagaaacacaacaaaataaaattactagcaatttaaaaaatcaacaacaaataCATTGGACAAATACATTaactaacaaataaaattacTAGCAATTTCAGCACAACAAATACATtgaacaatgaacaacaatcagCACAACAATACATCAACAACAAAATACTAACAAATACatcaacaacaaaataaaattactagCAATTTCAGCACaacaaatacattaaaaatgaacaataatcaacaacaaGTACATTGAACaaatacactaaaaaaataCATTGAACAGAAATTGAATACCAGACTTGGAGGCTCCATATCTGACCTGGTGGCTGCTGTGTGCGAAAACGATGGAAGAGACAGCGTGGAGGAGACAATGTTGTGGGTTTTGTCCGAGACGACAAAAACGGTGATGTGGGTGGCTGGGTGCTGTTCGCGAGGGTGCTGTCCGCGAAGGTGCCATCCAGTGAGTCAGCGACGATGCTGTGGTCTGTGGAGGACGACGGTGCTAGGACATGCTAGGGTTCGGTGCTGAGGCTTGAGGTTTCTTCGCAAGAGTGAGGCTACAGCGCAGCGCTAGGTTTAGGACCAGCAACGGTGGAGGATGACGGTGCTGGGGCTCGATGCTGCTGCGCTGCGGCTTTAGGTTTCTTCGAGAGACTGCGAGAGTGAGGCTACGACGCTCCACTAGGGTTAGGAATTTAGGTTAGGTTATCTTATTTGGGAGTTGGTTCAATGGTTTTGTTTGGTTTTTAAGTGAATCGATTCGGTTAGAGTTTTCAATGTCAGAATCGAAAATCGAACCACAAGAAAAACAACCAAACATGGTATTTTCGGTTGTcaattttttcgattttttattttttcggtttGGTTGGTTTGTTGTGTTCAATCCAGAATGATTTTGAATACCTATAAATTATTAGTGGGCGTTGGCCAATGCCGTGGTTGGCGAAAAAGAAGATCTCCTCGAATAAAGAGCATCCTAGTGTGTGTAAGGCTTCTCAATAACACCATGAGGTACTCCAGAGGATCGTGATGATTTTGGCGCCGCTTCTGGGAACCACGTTGGAGGTCGTCACTGTGAAGTTAGGGGTTGTTGGCTGACTATTTCTTTTCTGTGTCTCTTTCTATGATTTATTCTGTGAAATAATGATGTCTTTCCGCCATAAATGTTGCATCTcttttgtttataaaaaatgaATTGCATTGTGTTTTGTGCTTCCATGCAAGTCCGACAACATCAATGTCAAGTCCTTTTCGGCTACGACGATGCCCCTTCCTCTCTACCCTTACCCATTACGATGTGAGATATCCTGGGAGTGAACCACGATTGAAGAGGAGAAAGAAAACAAGGTCACAGAACTTTACCCTAATTAGATTGCACATAGAtaatgttaaaaatttaaaaatataacgaaaatattttagaaataaaatgttattaaaattttaatttttatctccaaaaattttaattttttatgctCTTATTTTTTAGAAGTattgaagaaattaaaattttgtatcccaaatttaaaatttagttctAATCTCTACCACCAAATACAATACTGTATCCCAATCCCAATCTCAATTCCAATACTAATTACCAAATACTATTTTAGAGCAcaaattaactaaattttaaaaaaaatacatcaaatatgtaggtcaaatatatttttttaatacattaaATGTATCGAAAGAcaaaaacttttattttttctcatcTCAATTAATAATGTCTTTAAAACACTTTTTAACtagatatttattattttttcttaccGTAAAAGagtgtaattattttttatgttcaCGGTTGAATAATCGtataaactaataaattaataagatgACAATTTTATACAATTTTTAGTCATAATTTTGTTTATACTATTGGAATATTAAAATTAAGGGAAAGtcattttataattttctatatattattttgCTAAGAAGTACTAAAATTTGGATTTGACTTCTCCAAACTAAGCGCGCGCTTAAGGTGATAAAATAATGAATTCACCTCTCTAAATCATTCCACTAAAAACTATTAAATCAAATGATAATCAATTTCTTACCTTCCGTTATACATTCTCTTGCTTTTAGAGAATGAAAAAAGACATCTTTGTACCAAATTTTTGTACATTTTATCCAATgctttaaatttttattttattttagtttttggATTGTATTCATACTTAAAATACAAccttttatttcaaaaaaatattttgtgcaCATATTATATCATCTCTCCAAACTTCATGTATAGGATTTTTTTTCAGTATAATCCGCTTTGATACCACATATAATAGAACTTATCATATCTATACCAAAAGTTAAATATCTGTAGTTCATAATTATCATATAAGTtaattgattgaaaactaatatttGTGTGATGATTTAGTATTCGAAGAACCATTAAAGATTTAAATCATAAAGAATTCTACAGCAttatcttataaaaaaaatttcaagtgTATCAGGAATACTGgtattctaattattttaatagttgattttaattattatatattatatatattttttataattcagatcaacggttaaaataGCTGGAACACCGATATTTTTAATACACTTAAAACTCTTTCTATCTTATATTACCTTATTATTTATACTTATCATTAGAagatctcaaaactaaataatacatgataatatttaatattttaaataaattactcAATTATTTCATAGACTTATAAAAGTATCAGACTtaaatattcaatttatttttacaaagacaaaaatcaataattaataaaaatctacCATAGAAAATTCTAAGAATAAATTATCATTTGCATCTATAAAAGATACAAACGTTGATAAATGtatctatataaaaataaaatgacaaTTGTATCTGCGAAAGATAGCTTCTGTGTGCCAAGAATATCCTAACAGATCAATTGTGTAACTAACGTCCGGATATTCTTGGCACACAAAAACCATCTTCCATAATTATAATTGTCGTTTTATTCTTATATAAATACATTTGTCAGTATATGTATCTTTTATAGgaacaaataataatttattcaaaattcTAACACTAACAAATCCCACTATTATTATATAACACAAAAGGCGCATGGCTTTTTTTCTTTCCCGGCGGTTTCCCCTTACAGTAAAGAAATGCATATGCATGatgtttctctctctctctcccttggTCCTCAGCAGCCCTCGGCGGCTAAGCCGAGATACGACGAAGCACGTGATTTAGTTATGTATTTTGCTTTTGTTCGATTCAATTATTAGGCCTTTAGGGTATgattttagttttattatatAGATGAATGAATTGGTTTGATGGATACCTTTTATTCTTTAATGGAATACTTAAAAGATGTATACCCTCATCATCACATCGCACCTCATCTCATGCGTAGTCCTTCCTATAAGTTTGACAGGaaatttattagctaaaaagttTAAAGTCTTTGGTTAGAGGTATAGTAAAGAAGTCTTTTTTGAAGGCTTTTCGGTGGTGGTCCTTTAACAATAAACAAGATACATATAAACTCCAAATAAAATTTGggatatataaaatatttacacCATTTTCACATTACATATAGTATAACATATGTAAAACAAGCATATAAggaaatataaaaacaaaaagttataaaatcccttaaatttCTTCAATATATTTCGATATGCTATATATTGGGAAGTGATTAATGCTTAAAGAAGCTGACATTCTTTATTCTTATAGTGTAAGGTTTTagcattaaataaaataatatatactttAGAATAATGAGACTCGTTTttacattttcaaattttaaaaagaaaaacaaccaTAATATATTATATCTATAGATTTTTGTCAATGAATTGAATGATATTTCTAGAACATTTGTAATTTGTAAAGGAAAACAAAGATTATCACCCTAATAACGTGAAGTAATTAATATTGTAAGAGAAAGAAATTGttaaaactaaaaacaaaatgaaaagaaatgaTATCAAATGAAATCACACTtattgtttttcctttaaaatatTAGAATCACAAAGTCCACCTACTCCCaacatttgtttgtttttctttttcttttttttttcttttttttcttttttattgaatacacattcattcattgacACCAAACCCCTTAGTCCTCTCTGAAGGCTCAAGTTAGACAAGTAGTATTTCTTCAGTCATTGAGCTTCATCCACATCCCACCACAAATGGGTTCTGTAAACAAAGAGTCCCATGAACCACTCCTAGCTCCTCTTCATCACCACCGATCATTCACCGAAGCTGGTGCCGGAGATGGAGAACTTGAAAGGATACTCTCCGACACCTCCCAGCCACTCCTCAAGCGCCTTGGACCCGCCACGTGGATCGAGCTCAAGCTCCTGTTCTTCTTGGCTGCTCCGGCCGTCGTCGTCTACCTCATCAACTACCTGATGTCTATGTCAACGCAAATCTTCTCCGGCCACCTCGGCACCCTGGAGCTGGCTGCCGCTTCCCTTGGCAACACCGGCATCCAAATCTTCGCTTATGGCCTCATGGTGAGAAAATTGATGAAGTGAAAAACTGTTTGAtgcttcaattcaattcaagacTAACTTATTTTGATTATTGATTTTGAATTAGTTGGGAATGGGGAGTGCTGTTGAGACGCTATGCGGGCAAGCATTCGGTGCTCAGAGATTCGAGATGCTTGGGGTGTACCTTCAAAGATCAACGGTGCTGCTTTCACTAGCAGGAGTGGTGTTAACGGTGATCTACGTGTTCAGCGAACCAATCCTGGTGTTCCTGGGAGAATCACCAAGAATCGCATCAGCGGCAGCGCTCTTCGTGTACGGACTAATCCCTCAAATCTTCGCGTATGCGGTGAACTTCCCGATTCAGAAGTTCCTTCAGGCGCAGAGCATCGTGGCGCCGAGCGCCTACATCTCGGCGGCGACGCTGGTTCTGCACCTGATAGTGAGCTGGGTGGTGGTGTACAAGGTGGGGCTGGGGCTTCTTGGAGCGTCGTTGGTTCTGAGCTTGTCGTGGTGGATAATTGTGATAGCGCAGTTTGTGTACATTGTGAAGAGTGAGAGGTGCAAGGACACGTGGCGGGGTTTCAGTACGCAAGCGTTCTCCGGGCTGCCGCAGTTCTTTAAGCTTTCGGCGGCTTCGGCGGTGATGCTCTGCCTTGAGACTTGGTATTTCCAGATTCTCGTCTTGCTTGCTGGCTTGCTCCCTCACCCTGAGCTCGCCCTCGATTCTCTCTCCATCTGGTAATTTCTTTCCCATtaacactattttttttatttatttatttcatattCATATGCTCTTAAGTAATGAAATGTGTTACACCTATTATATACATTAGTGTACTACATGTTTCTATTTTGGAGAATGACAAGTGCCAATACATTTAGTAAAtatcaattattaattattatttgatatttatttctttgaaggaaataatgaaaagaatttataatatttactgatttcaaaatttatttgcATAATAATGTTCACTTAACCAATTTAATATATTCGTGTGTATCGGCTGTGGTTGGTGAGATGCACTGTTGAGTGGTGAATGAACATGCAAAAGTAGGCAGTGTTAttataaaattgataaaaaataattgattttttatttgaatgtTTAGTTTACACTTTACAGTTTACACATGTGTGCGTGTATGTGGTAAATTGGAGTATTATATTTTGCTGTGTATGTACTggtaataaatatatattaatattttatgaaTGAATGATGATTGTTACTGCATCATTTAGATCAGATGCCACTGTAAAAGACAGCTAATGATTTGTCAACATGTAccctttaattaattaatgtttaGATTTAAATAACAGCACACTTATCAAGGTATATATTAAAttcatatattaaaattaattatttaaattaataatcagtataaaatatatattaaaaataaattaagttatacatatatttatatataaatatatcataattaattttagtaactaaatttagtatataaataattttaataaataataattcaaatgacataatttttttatatttatttaaaaattatggtttaaatttttttatttttggtaaaaaaaaatgtgtataaatagtatttttaatattcAACATGCCAATATGGTAATTTTTGACCGTTGTTGgttaattcttttttattattaaatatttttgatgTCCAGAAAGTACCTTTCTACGTTTTTGAGTTAAATTTTGCCTTTTCTTCCCTCACATTGGAgttctttaaattctttttagCCTATTTAGGTAGGTAGCATTTAGAATACGAAACACGAGGCCCTCAACTTTGTTATTTTTCTAGTGATaattttgttctcttctttgttttttcCTCTATATAGTTTCTTGTTTTTATCGTGTGAAAGCTGATGATTCAAACCTATATACTTAAATTTGGATTGAAACTTGCATATAATAGAAGATTCTAATAAATACTCGATGACAAAGATGTTCGTCGGATAGAACATGTGAGGGTAGTAGCGAGCAACGTGCTTGTGAAAGAGAAAGCTTGAGAAACCCCATTGAATAAATAATTCATTCTAATTCTAATTTAACGAGATTTCTTCCTCGGAATATCAATTTAATAAGATTAAATTAGAATGAATATTCCCATATTGATTCTGAACATCCCACACCCCCTCCGAaacccacaaaaaaaaaaaagtctgaCAAGTGAGCATTAGTCATTCTTTTGTGGGGTAGATTAGGGTGGGGGTTGGGGATTGCATTAATATGAGGAAGACAAACTATGGTGCACATCATTATGGTGGTTAGTGAATAGTGATGCATGATTTGACTATTATcctcttaaaaataaaattactaacAACATATTCTAAAACCACACATGTTACtagataattaataatttttttaaacaatataaataattactaattaaattaaaatatattatatctctaaattatttatctaaattttaatattagaataaccatTTACGtacttaataaaataaacattcgatatattcattattcacattatttaatatttttattgtatatttatattttttcttatatcATTAATTATTACAAAAAGCAAATATTATCtcaggtgttaatttgctcttCAAGTTAGTAAAGCAGCCACCATTTTTGACTTTTGACTAGTACGTAGCTAGGTCAATGGCCCATTAGTTTATTCACATGTTTCTTGAAATGATTAAACTGCAGTACCACAATATCCGGGTGGGTGTTCATGATATCTGTTGGATTCAACGCAGCTGCCAGGTTTGTTATTTAGATCCATATACTACTACTCATTTTCACATtcgaaaaattataattttgacaaaataaattttaatttttgtttttgggAGAATAATTCTTAAATATTAGCTCTTTTTGACAAAATGGACTAAATTAAGGATTAACTCATTTTGTCAAAGGAAGTTCACACTTGAGATTCATTGTGTTAAAGTTCGTTTTGTGAAAATCAGATCCTTTGGAGTTCTAAAATAGCTATGTATTCATTTTAGAAATGTAATGAATTAATGTTTAAGCAGCGTGAGGGTGAGCAATGAACTGGGAGCATCAAATCCAAGATCAGCATCATTCTCAGTGGTGGTTGTGACAATTATTTCATTCATAATATCAGTGATTGCGGGACTTGTGATACTTGCACTGAGGGATGTGATTAGCTATGCCTTCACTGAAGGGGAAGAGGTGGCTGCTGCTGTATCTGATCTTTGCCCTCTCCTCTCATTTGCCATTGTCTTGAATGGCATTCAGCCCGTACTCTCAGGGGTGGCTGTTGGATGTGGATGGCAAACTTTTGTGGCATATGTCAATGTTGGTTGCTACTATGGAGTTGGTATCCCATTGGGTGCCCTTCTCGGCTTCTATTTCAATTTTGGTGCTAAGGGAATATGGCTGGGAATGTTAGGTGGAACCGCAATGCAAAcaattattttggtgtgggtCACATTTCGAACCAATTGGCATAAAGAGGTAATCAGATACCACTACTACCTCTGCAATAATTCTTATCCTTCCCTTATAgtggtaataataataatactattattatTTGGCTAATTGTGATTTGTAGGTAGAAGAAGCAGCTAAGAGGTTGAGCAAATGGGAGGTGGAGAAGAATAAGCCAATTCTTGACTGAAATAATTTTAAAGCACTTAACTTCTTTCTCATGGATTTAAGTGGGGCTAGACTCTCTAGTGACCTTAATTTTATAtcctttaattaatttttttgggctGGACTCTAGTGAGCCTAATTGTATGccctt is a window encoding:
- the LOC130944188 gene encoding protein DETOXIFICATION 40-like, whose amino-acid sequence is MGSVNKESHEPLLAPLHHHRSFTEAGAGDGELERILSDTSQPLLKRLGPATWIELKLLFFLAAPAVVVYLINYLMSMSTQIFSGHLGTLELAAASLGNTGIQIFAYGLMLGMGSAVETLCGQAFGAQRFEMLGVYLQRSTVLLSLAGVVLTVIYVFSEPILVFLGESPRIASAAALFVYGLIPQIFAYAVNFPIQKFLQAQSIVAPSAYISAATLVLHLIVSWVVVYKVGLGLLGASLVLSLSWWIIVIAQFVYIVKSERCKDTWRGFSTQAFSGLPQFFKLSAASAVMLCLETWYFQILVLLAGLLPHPELALDSLSICTTISGWVFMISVGFNAAASVRVSNELGASNPRSASFSVVVVTIISFIISVIAGLVILALRDVISYAFTEGEEVAAAVSDLCPLLSFAIVLNGIQPVLSGVAVGCGWQTFVAYVNVGCYYGVGIPLGALLGFYFNFGAKGIWLGMLGGTAMQTIILVWVTFRTNWHKEVEEAAKRLSKWEVEKNKPILD